cacgtaattcatacgagctatatacatcatttcgaTAAAATATAAacactccatctacaaaatacaaacactgaaacatatcaactatagcaactatattaaggaacaaaaatatgagactaattaattgaacatataaaaaaaatacatgtcatgtaaaccacacgattggatgaatatatacctaaatcgaagcattcaacaagttctacacgtcaatatcgcgagcagagactcaattgcgtatgaactacgtatcatctaacacaaaacaccattgcatttcattcaaaattgaaatcatcaacataaccctaagtcacctaaacatcctccgatctaccaaatgcaacggtaaaataCGAGAAAAAGTATGGGATACCTTCCATAcaaagcagggatcgatttccactactttcccccaccgaaatcgccggattttgggtagatttgggggtggggcggcgcaACAAGCTAAGGGCGCtggtgtgtctggaggaggaagaaaggagggagggatgaggaagggagccggcgcgcggcTGTAGACTAGGCTCTGCCGCGCCAAGCGGTGTGGCACGGCACCGCTGCCGCGCTAGGCGGGCTGGCGCGACGAGCTCCCGCCACGTCAGCGCACACCTGGCGCCgcactcgccgcgccagcgtggcaggggcccgccgcgccagtgcacgCGACGCGGCAGGAAGCTCCTGCCGCGTTAGGCgatctggcgcggccaaaagggttattTGCGCAGATAAAGTCCCCCTCAAGTCCCCCtcaggttatttttaaaaataaataaaaaaggttaaaaataaaaaaacacccGCGCAACTTTTAGAAATTGTTGAACCTAAATAGGTTGAAATGTTGATTTAGACTACTATTTGAGCCTAGTGGGCTTTAAACTTATAAAGCCAAACTAGCTTCCGCAAGTTACGAGCCCCCGGCGGGGACCGCCCCATCTGGAGAGCACCTCTAGCGAACCATCCGACCTCGCCGCCCGTCTCCTCTCTCTCGCATTCCCCCTCGGTGCCGAACCCTCCTTGCCGGCAACCCGCGTCGCCTCGAGCCCTAAGCTCCAAGCCGAGGAGCCGCCGCGAGGCCGGGTCTCTTGCCGCTTCTCGCGCCGGCGCGGGAGATTATAGGAGGATGGAGTCGGAGGTGGTGAGGACGGAGATGGTGCTGGCGCCGACGCTGTCGTTCAAGAAGGTGCAGACGGCGGACAAGTACCCCAAGGGCCAGTCCCGGGGGCGCCAGTGGAAGCACCTCCGTCACCTCCTCCAGGCCGCAGATGCCTCCTCCATGCCCCCCGACCGCCCCAACTGTAAGCACCCTCCGGTTCACCCTTCTTCTCAGATTGGATACTCCATCTGAGTTCTGCTGGATGGTTATTGCTCAACTATTGTGCGTTGTGGCCGTACTAAGTCTTTGGTGCTCTCCTTTGTCTTTGGAAACCACCCATTTGTTGTTTCCCCTCCGTTCTCCATGTTTATGTGGGTGATTTCAACTTGCGTAAAAATTGTGAGGTTTAGATCGTGCTCTGTTGCGCTTCATGGCTGGTGGATGCATGTGATTGACTGATTGTTGTTATTCGGGCTGGGAAGTGTGTTGGACTGTTGGTACTGATAAATAGAGGTGTGAATTCGTTGCTGCTATTGGGTTTAGGTTGTTCAGAGTTAGCATTTTTTATCTACATCAACAATTGATTGGCATAGAGTGCACATTCTTGAAGAATATTGGCACCATCTATTTTGGTAAAGAAAAAGAGCTTCTGAACTATATCCATTTTTGGACAGCAGAAGCATCATCTCATATTGAAATTGTCTTTACTGAGTAGCTGCTTGACTGTTCACACAGAAAGCCTTAGGTTAATGTCATCATTATACAATTCTTTCGTACACGGATGAATGCCAATAAAATTATATGGTGGAGATCTTTGATATAAAACTTCTAGGTTCTTGCAAACCATTGCAGAGGGAACCTTGATCTTTGTAATAAATTGGCACCTAATGGCCAATGATGCTGAGAACAAATAAATTTTCACCTCATCATTTGTTTTATAAGAAAGCTCATAACATGAAAAATCAACAGCACACTGTCCTTGTTTGTTCACAAACAAATCGCTTTTCATTGTATGTTCAAACTAACTAGTTTGTAGGTGTCTCCCTTCCCCCTGCTCCTTGTATTGTAGAGTTTACATatgggggggcgggggggggggggggggggggggggggggagcagcAACTGAAGAATTTATGTTTGATAAAAGATTATGCCACTAGAAAATCAGGTTTTTATTCTTGCcatttgtatatttttttagatactGTATCATGTACTGAAAGACAATCAGAAGAATATGATCTAAGGTAGTCCTGTGTACGATTCTTATCAGTCAAAACATTCAAGCTGGAttattggaaaaataaaaacatggctTGAAATTAAGATGTTACATTGTGAACATGGTATCTTGAATATGATGCATATATGGTTTTCTTAGTTTTAGACAGACATTGTATGTTGACACTATTTGGTTTTATGCAGATCTGAATATTCAATCACCCCCATCCATTTACCCACCAAAGAGATACTGTGACATAACAGGTTTTGAGGTAAGTTTAATTCAATATTAGTTCCTTCTTTTGGGCTTAGGTATCTGAGAAGGTCACTAAATGGTTTTATTCAGTGTCTAAAGGTCAAATTGGAAGAAGAAATAAAGGTGACAATGTGTTTCCTTAACACTACTATAATGGTCATTCTGTGTTTCCTTATTACTACTATATTGTTGCAGTGCTAACTCGTGACTTGATATGTAATTGTATTATCCGTATAAGACCTGTTTAATACTTGTCTATAGGACATAAAAGCTGATCTTTCTCTAGAGTATGTGCTATTAGCTGGTAGCTGGGTTAGAAGAAAGACCAATGGGTAACTTATAAGAAGCTAGAGCTAAGAAAAACAAGACTGTTAGTAGTGTGCTAGTCAATAATAGTGCCTTACTGCCTTTTGAACGGTGGACTTATGTTAAACAAACGTTGCACGCATTTTTGGAAATGTGTATCATTTTCTTCTGTTGGAGCTGTGAAGATGAAGATTGTTTTTTGAGAATGTAGCTGTCATGATGCTCTTTTGAGTGTGTATTTCCGCCCTCCTGAAACTTCTGATTAGGACCATTTTACAcagtacattttttttcctttttttgtgtgTGGAAGCCATGagaaagaaaaccttggtacATTGTAACGCTAGACTAGAAACTGTTAGGTGGTTAGTAGCGCTAAATTAAAAACCATACATTGTTGTGCAAGACTCGAAACTGTTATGTGGCTGGTAGCGCTAGATTAGAAACTACAAGGCGATTGTAGGTTCCTGGCAGTCACTTCATACGAGTCACCTGTATCTACAAGTGGCTAGTCTGTGTTGGAACACTTATGAAACAAGATTTTGTGGATATTTAATTTCTCCAAATTGAAAGTGACAATCTGATTTGGCTTGTATGATATCTGAATTCTCACATTTCGCAGTCAGCTGTAGAATTTATTCAACATCATTTCTGAGTTATCTTTGGTTAATGGCAAGGATTTTGTCCATTTTTCTGGAATTTTTTATCAACTCTTTTGGCATCTATTCAGTACTGGTAGAGTGACATAATGTATAAATTTTGCCTCATATGATGTTAATAACCTGTGTATTGGACATCCTCAGATGACATCATGTATAAACTTCATCGCAGTTCCGTGATATTATTAGTATAAACTTCATGTATAACCTTCAGTTTGTGCATTGACATCCTCAGCTGACCTATGTTAACAATTTGGCTGAAGCTGAGCAGTCCTGTCCTAGCCAATGAGCAATGGCCTAGCCTGTTCTGGTTGGGCCGCAGGAAAGAATCCCTAATGAAACTGGACCTGGCTTTTGCCTCAGCTCTAGTATCTGCATGACTGACATGAAAGGAAACAGAATTCTAGAAAGAAGACTCTACACACAGTTATTTacgttgcttttttttttatcaaacttATACATCCCTACTGCTGCATTCTCCCTCTACTTTTTGGCCGCCAAACAGCAAGTGAACTGAATTTCCCATTGCAGGCACCGTATGTGGATCCTAGGACAAAGCTGCGCTACGCTGATCCAGAGGTGTTCAAGCAGATCAGGATGCTTCCCAATGAATACGTTCAAAGGTATCTGGCCTTGAGAAATGCAGCGGTCATACTGAGATAGCAATCCCTGAACACAGATAACAGTCTTGTAGCCCTAACCATGTTCCACCGCTCACTTGAATACTTTGATTCTGTATGGAGGCTGTTTCTGAACCCTGATCCTTTTAAACGGATCTTTCTTCCTGGCTCTCGTATATCAGGGTTTGCCTATGTGCTTAGAGACAttctgtgtgtattttgcatgcTGAAGTTTGCGAACTGATGTTTAATGTGTTCTTGTCTGCTGTAGGTGAGTTCGTTTCAATCCAAACGTGGTATCAATGTGCTATATTCAATTCATACCTAATTTGTTTGCTGAGTATATCAGTGCCACAATCTGGGGTATGGTTATCAAAATCTTCAACTCTATCATATGGTTTTACATTTTACTCTCTGGATTAATGGGGCTGATTCTACTATTCTAGTCAATGAAATATGCGGTTATATGATTTTGTAGTTAAGATCTACGATTCCAATGTTAACCACCTCTAATCCAATTTACATTTTGTGATTCTAACAACAGCTGAGACCGTGTTGTACGCTTATAGAACAAAACCTTTCATTTGGCAAACAATTAGCATCACAGGAAGATTTTCTAGGCTCTTAACTTACCTCACAGAAAATGCACCAGGCAAACGCAATCGCAGATTCGCAGTTGATGATGCATCCGATAATCTACATTACTACAGCCTACAGCCGATAATGGATAATCGCAAGTAATAATAATGTTGTGACTCCCGGTGAACACAAAGGGCGCATAATCGTCAGTTCGTCAAGACAAATACCCAGGGCCCACGGAACGATCACCATGATTCCTCCAAAATCCTTTTTTTAAAGATAACCTCGCTGAAGCTCCGAACTTACACATAgacccccacccacccacgcaCCTACACAAAGTAAAGTCTACATCCTACACTCATACTCACGTGCCTGTTTGGAAGAGATGATCTCAAACATCAGTTTCCAGCACGTGTTAGGCTGCAGAAGTTCATCATAGGAAATCCCCTGAAAATCCGCTTACAAAGGAGATCGAACCCAGACCTCTTAGTGAGGCCAATGCTACTTAACCTTCTGGAGACCAACCGGTCCTAGGACCGTTTCACGATTCCTCCAAAATCTTGTGCACTCCTTTTGTATGCATTCCCTTCATTCCATTCCGTACAGGACTTAACTATGAAGACGATAACATGAGCATTGCAGCTAATAAGCCTAATTTTATGAATGATTCTGCTAGTCTTCAACTCAGTATTATGATTAAGCATCATGCGTGATGGAATGCAATGACAAAATTGCATGAGCACATCTGGTTGTTTTGAGCAAAGAACTATAGGAGAATGTGAACCTCCCAACATTTCTGGAAGTCTCAAGTAATTTTCATTACAGTATAAATTCCGCCCGGAGCAGAATTCTTTACAAGTCAAAATCATGAATGCATGGTTACAGAAGCAGCTCTGCATACTAAACGAAAGCTCTTTATTTATTAGAACAAGCAAATCAAAATGCTTGACGATTCTGAATTTGCAGACCATCGTGTCATGTCTGCTCCTGGCATACAAAGTACTGGTCCTAAATGAACTTGAGGTTACCTTGTCCAAATCAGAATCCATATACACAAATAAATTTGTAAGAAACGTGGCATGAAATCCCAGATATGTGGTGAAACAGCAAACGAAAAGATTAACCAGTACGTCGAAATTCATTGCTCAAGAGTCCAGAGGGAGATCCATTAAAATCTTATACCTGCAATGCAATAAAGCATCAAAGTAACCGTTCAAATGAATATATGAATTAATTTTTATTCTGCAATTTTGGGAAACAATATGAAGGTAAATTGTTGAGATCACGATGTGGCTCTTGCATTTAAGGTCACTATCAAGCTTACGTAAAGAGATCGAATTCTAGTGTGCAAGGAACATATAGTAGCAACGGCATCAAAATTACATAGGCTATTTTGATGGCAAAGCAAATGACAGGCTGAGTATCCCCAAATTGCTGTTCCTTGTCCTACAGAGAATGGCAAGAATATGGTGAAGAAATTGGCTACAAGCTCATAAACCATCTGCAATTTGTAACAAGTTTGCCAGTTCTGTAGAGATTGGATTGTATTATGTTATTATATTCCCTAATGGTAGTGGCACTTTAATTTTTGGCACAGCACTCTGAGTGACGCCAGATTTTTTTGATAGGACTGTATTTTTCTCGAACATGCAGGAGAACTtcgtatcattgtattaatagtAGAAGAAGAGTCATACATAGACTCACACAAACACCCACAAAacagacacacacacaccaacacACCCCACACACACCCCTACACTCTCACAGACCAAAAATCCTGATTGCCTGAAAGGCAAAGGAAGGACctgaccaaaaaaaaaacctggGATTAACCCACTCCCCTGGCAGTGAGCAGAGAGAGGCCCTTAGTTCCTGCCATGCTCCACAACTGGGCTTCATCCCTTGCCAAAATCAGTGTTGTAGCGATACTAGGAGAAGCGCCATTGAATACACAATCATTGTGGTGCCTCCAAATGGTCCAACCCCCCAGGATGATAAGGGAGTTAAGACCTGCCTCATATCCCCATTAACCAACAGCTCAACCTTCTCCCACCAGTCCTCAAAAGAGATATCAGTAGGTTGAGGGGCCAGGGCAGCTAGACCAACGTGTTGCAGGAACTGGAACCAGAACTGCCTAGCAAACACACGACCAACCAGGAGATGCTGGATATCCTCCTCTTTTTGATCACAAAGGGGGCAATGTTCTGGGTGGGGGAGACCACGTTTGGCCAGCCGGTCCACAGTCCAGCAGCGCCTATGAGCTACTAACCACATGAAGAAACGACACTTGGGAGGGGCCCAAGATTTCCAAATGCGTTCATATGGATTAAAGAGAATTGCTCCCTGGAATAAAGCATCATAGGCCGATCTTGCTGTGTATTCACCTGAAGGAGATAGCCTCCAGATGTGCTTGTCAACGACTTTGCCAAGAATAAGTTATCAATTTTGTACTTTCATGAACTGTTCATTGGAGACTGAAGGCTCTGCAGAACCTAAAACTCCAAATGATGTCTATACAGAGCATGATAGGGAAACACATAAAGGCTATTTGAATAGACGAACCACGAAGAAAAGAGAATGCAACATTCTTAGAACTCGAGACAAAGGTCAAAGTGTATAAGCTGGTTAGCTGATGCTATTCTTAAGATTTAAAGAAGGATCAGCAGCCTCTTGCTGTAAACCCAACTTTGGCTGAGGGAGGTA
This portion of the Setaria viridis chromosome 7, Setaria_viridis_v4.0, whole genome shotgun sequence genome encodes:
- the LOC117863646 gene encoding protein EIN6 ENHANCER, with the protein product MESEVVRTEMVLAPTLSFKKVQTADKYPKGQSRGRQWKHLRHLLQAADASSMPPDRPNYLNIQSPPSIYPPKRYCDITGFEAPYVDPRTKLRYADPEVFKQIRMLPNEYVQRYLALRNAAVILR